One segment of Leptospiraceae bacterium DNA contains the following:
- a CDS encoding SpoIIE family protein phosphatase: protein MEINWLNFSYHTVGVFTAYIIVFLLSIFLFTKKDKTKPTWWLAFMFLGYSFMLLGYIAAYSIYAPWGAYHRFLTMCALFGNAGMMGFVYYFPRLDRPKEAKIVIPLSIFIITLAYFEFVFTGYGMEKIYNFKAHFYTFDYGAKHAVILLLTQIVPLSVMIRKTIRYSEYDGYFSKWLTKPSSYLGYPMFLFSKFIVGWIKFINPKGKDAHACKSFTKAISIFLVIAVANVLNKSGLISYDNYAFIYANVTLVLIFYFFITYINNSPEPTTFMIKLVGVSLVTVLLVLGYVGNLTLSLSEEDYDNQRRAQINGSKHSIIERKYDELPEEIEYIILKPPNADVFDNSYTVEYIKRADELTTDSIDRGAETFKRIALNETVTKLLKENKRDIKTDAPKPEDWDEALARFKKERQYQNLIKESSRDLTRLYRDAGSLYTHFDFFNENVRYEVGFSYSEYREHTHRNAVKLIYIIIFTTLLIILIFPKFFKSSLVKPLNDLLNGVKKVNDGNLEIQVPIKVQDEIGYLAGSFNSMVSSIKQARRELQDYADNLEEKVKERTKEVQEKMEEVQKLKVQQDGDYFLTSLLAKPLFYNANKSKVVQTEFIIHQKKKFEFRNKSADLGGDICITGNLKFGKPDKYKLYTMAMNGDAMGKSMQGAGGSLVMGVVINAIMSRSASNKKVLDTTPEQWLTDLYYEVDAVFKSFNGTMVISATIVLIDEESGEMFYFNAEHPAAILYRDACASFIEEELLLRKFGQESEFQFKVYKFQLMPDDVVILGSDGRDDIDLTPNEAVRTINEDETAILGIVEEAKGNIHEIEKMIMNKGAITDDLSFLRIEYQPQEATEKNQSGNEITISDTIEAQELAIRDDAELQIDITEVYQQSKRLYQEGQVNKALEVLMNAYSVEQNNQKLNKLLGLISFKGKDYSTAVDVLSRYLQMDPDTEEMWYYLSLSQKKMGNYIASLEASKKVFELHPDNINNLINLSDLHRLTGHFSEAREFSEKVLSLDPDNQNAKKILTFLGNL, encoded by the coding sequence ATGGAAATAAACTGGTTAAATTTTTCTTATCATACAGTCGGAGTTTTCACAGCTTACATAATTGTTTTTTTGTTAAGCATTTTCTTATTTACTAAGAAAGATAAAACTAAGCCAACATGGTGGTTGGCGTTTATGTTTTTAGGATATAGTTTTATGTTATTAGGGTATATAGCAGCATATTCTATATACGCACCTTGGGGGGCATATCACCGTTTTCTGACAATGTGTGCGCTTTTTGGAAATGCAGGAATGATGGGTTTTGTTTATTATTTCCCGCGCCTCGATCGACCCAAAGAGGCTAAAATTGTTATACCACTATCTATCTTTATAATTACACTTGCTTATTTTGAATTTGTTTTTACCGGATATGGAATGGAGAAAATTTACAATTTTAAGGCACATTTTTATACTTTTGATTATGGCGCAAAACATGCTGTTATCCTTTTGTTGACTCAAATAGTGCCTCTTTCTGTAATGATCCGAAAAACAATTCGATATTCTGAATACGATGGATATTTTTCTAAATGGCTTACTAAACCGAGTAGTTATTTGGGTTATCCAATGTTCTTATTTTCAAAATTCATTGTTGGTTGGATAAAATTCATAAACCCAAAAGGCAAAGATGCACATGCTTGTAAGAGTTTTACCAAAGCAATTTCTATTTTTCTTGTAATTGCAGTTGCGAATGTTTTGAATAAATCTGGATTGATTAGTTATGATAACTATGCTTTCATTTATGCAAATGTAACACTTGTATTAATCTTTTATTTTTTTATTACTTATATTAATAATTCACCAGAGCCTACCACATTTATGATTAAATTAGTTGGTGTGAGTTTGGTAACAGTTCTTTTAGTTTTGGGTTACGTGGGCAATTTGACATTATCCCTTAGTGAGGAAGATTATGATAACCAACGACGTGCTCAAATCAACGGTTCAAAACATTCAATTATAGAAAGAAAATACGATGAACTTCCTGAAGAAATTGAATACATTATTTTAAAACCCCCAAATGCAGATGTATTTGATAATAGTTATACTGTAGAATATATTAAACGAGCGGATGAATTGACGACTGATAGTATTGATCGGGGAGCAGAAACCTTTAAGAGAATTGCCCTCAATGAAACAGTTACCAAATTATTGAAAGAAAATAAGCGGGATATCAAAACTGATGCGCCTAAACCGGAAGATTGGGATGAAGCTTTGGCAAGGTTTAAAAAAGAAAGACAGTATCAAAATTTGATAAAAGAAAGTTCAAGAGATTTAACTCGCTTATACAGAGATGCCGGTTCGCTTTATACACATTTTGATTTTTTTAATGAAAACGTTAGATACGAAGTTGGTTTTTCTTATTCCGAGTATAGAGAGCATACACATCGTAATGCTGTTAAACTGATTTATATTATTATATTTACTACGCTGCTAATTATATTAATTTTTCCAAAGTTTTTTAAATCTAGTTTAGTAAAACCGTTAAATGATTTATTGAATGGTGTTAAAAAAGTAAATGATGGAAATTTGGAAATTCAAGTTCCGATAAAAGTTCAGGATGAAATAGGATACCTTGCAGGTTCTTTTAATTCTATGGTATCTTCCATCAAACAAGCCCGCAGAGAATTACAAGATTATGCAGATAATTTAGAAGAAAAAGTAAAAGAGCGCACAAAAGAAGTGCAAGAAAAAATGGAAGAAGTACAGAAACTAAAAGTTCAACAGGATGGAGATTATTTCCTTACTTCCTTGCTTGCGAAACCACTTTTTTATAATGCAAATAAATCCAAAGTAGTTCAGACTGAGTTTATCATTCATCAAAAAAAGAAATTTGAATTTAGAAATAAATCAGCAGATTTAGGCGGTGACATTTGTATCACTGGAAATCTTAAATTTGGAAAACCAGATAAATATAAACTTTATACCATGGCAATGAATGGAGATGCAATGGGAAAATCTATGCAGGGAGCAGGTGGATCTCTTGTAATGGGAGTTGTGATTAATGCCATTATGTCTAGATCTGCTTCCAATAAAAAAGTGCTAGATACTACTCCTGAGCAGTGGCTAACAGACCTTTACTACGAAGTAGATGCAGTCTTTAAATCCTTTAATGGTACGATGGTAATTTCCGCAACGATTGTACTTATTGACGAAGAATCTGGAGAAATGTTCTATTTTAATGCTGAACATCCTGCAGCCATTTTATACAGAGATGCTTGCGCTAGTTTTATAGAAGAAGAGTTACTTCTTCGAAAGTTTGGGCAGGAGTCTGAATTCCAATTCAAGGTATATAAATTTCAACTTATGCCGGACGATGTTGTAATTCTCGGTTCCGATGGAAGGGATGATATCGATTTAACTCCAAATGAAGCAGTCAGAACAATTAACGAAGATGAAACTGCTATTTTAGGAATAGTCGAAGAGGCTAAGGGAAATATTCACGAGATAGAAAAAATGATTATGAATAAAGGTGCGATTACTGACGATTTGTCTTTCTTAAGAATTGAATACCAGCCACAAGAAGCTACTGAGAAAAACCAGTCAGGCAATGAAATTACTATTTCTGATACGATTGAAGCCCAGGAACTTGCGATTAGAGACGATGCTGAATTACAAATTGACATCACAGAGGTTTACCAACAAAGTAAACGCCTCTATCAAGAGGGACAGGTAAATAAGGCTTTAGAAGTTTTAATGAATGCATATTCTGTAGAACAAAATAATCAAAAACTGAATAAACTTTTAGGACTTATCAGCTTTAAAGGAAAAGATTACTCTACCGCAGTCGATGTACTCAGTCGTTATTTGCAAATGGATCCGGATACAGAGGAGATGTGGTATTATCTTTCCTTATCTCAGAAGAAAATGGGTAATTACATCGCTTCCCTTGAAGCCTCTAAAAAAGTTTTTGAATTGCACCCTGATAATATAAATAACCTGATAAATCTTTCTGACTTACACAGATTAACGGGACATTTTTCCGAAGCAAGAGAATTTTCTGAAAAAGTATTATCTTTAGATCCTGATAACCAGAACGCTAAGAAAATTCTTACTTTTTTAGGAAATCTGTAA
- a CDS encoding biotin--[acetyl-CoA-carboxylase] ligase, translated as MFIDKECGIRLESVDSTNTYCKKKEVPVGYWVLAEEQFAGRGRHGRQWISQGEEKIFFSAKFSVSSLNFSISLLSLFVGSAILKSLYKYFPNLITDIKLKWPNDIYRLDKKVSGVLIESEYIDSTSVFITGIGINFYGQESISTSDYLSETPLGKDFKSDFIYSLIENINEIEFLTGSPELIEQELIWIFEKSYLKNKIIETIENGQKFSGIVIGYDRNGFLIVKKGDGNLVTVMDTGPDFKVI; from the coding sequence TTGTTCATCGATAAAGAGTGTGGAATCAGGCTTGAATCAGTAGATTCCACAAACACTTATTGCAAAAAAAAGGAAGTTCCTGTCGGTTATTGGGTATTAGCCGAAGAACAATTTGCTGGTCGAGGGAGGCACGGTCGTCAGTGGATTTCACAAGGTGAGGAAAAAATATTTTTTTCCGCTAAATTTTCTGTTTCCTCATTGAATTTTTCAATTTCTTTACTGTCTCTTTTTGTTGGTAGTGCTATCTTAAAATCTTTGTATAAATATTTTCCGAATTTAATAACTGATATAAAATTAAAGTGGCCTAATGATATTTACCGCTTGGATAAAAAAGTATCTGGGGTATTAATTGAGTCAGAATACATTGATTCCACTTCGGTTTTTATTACAGGAATTGGAATTAATTTTTATGGACAAGAATCTATATCGACTAGCGATTACTTGAGTGAAACCCCTCTAGGCAAAGACTTTAAATCTGACTTTATTTATTCATTGATTGAGAATATTAATGAAATCGAATTTTTAACGGGAAGTCCTGAGTTAATTGAGCAGGAGCTGATCTGGATTTTTGAAAAATCTTATTTGAAAAATAAAATAATTGAGACTATTGAAAATGGACAAAAATTCTCTGGAATTGTCATTGGGTACGATAGAAATGGTTTCTTAATTGTTAAAAAGGGAGATGGAAATCTGGTTACAGTTATGGACACAGGACCTGATTTTAAAGTGATCTAA
- a CDS encoding type III pantothenate kinase: MLLVIDVGNTNTVFGVFSNGEEEPKFHKRTVTRRDRTSDELGVFLKGFFKEENIDSNNISHAIYSSVVPGFNPIVSRMLEDWFKVDPLNVTVNTKLPFTITYPRPFEIGADRLVNAAAVVKMYGGKNIIIDMGTATTFCVLNEKYEYIGGLIAPGLKIAMDSLIRNTAQLPPIVFQTPKKVLGDSTIESLQSGFYYGWVGLLEGIIKEIKREFGDDYKVIGTGGLITTIHNSRKGLLDTVDPLLTLKGLKIIFEMNR, encoded by the coding sequence ATGTTACTTGTGATAGATGTTGGAAATACAAACACAGTATTCGGTGTATTTTCTAACGGAGAAGAAGAGCCAAAGTTTCATAAACGAACTGTAACTCGACGAGATAGAACATCAGATGAATTAGGTGTTTTTTTAAAAGGGTTTTTTAAAGAAGAAAATATTGATTCGAATAATATAAGTCATGCAATTTATTCTAGTGTAGTGCCGGGTTTTAATCCAATAGTATCAAGAATGTTAGAGGATTGGTTTAAAGTTGATCCACTTAACGTAACGGTAAATACAAAGTTACCTTTCACTATTACATATCCTCGACCGTTTGAAATTGGAGCGGATAGACTTGTCAATGCAGCCGCAGTTGTCAAAATGTATGGCGGAAAAAATATAATTATAGATATGGGAACAGCGACTACTTTTTGTGTGTTAAACGAAAAGTATGAATACATTGGAGGATTGATCGCTCCAGGTCTCAAAATTGCAATGGACTCACTCATTCGAAATACGGCACAGCTTCCGCCTATCGTTTTTCAAACTCCAAAAAAAGTATTAGGAGATTCTACTATTGAATCCTTACAATCTGGATTTTATTATGGCTGGGTTGGTCTTCTGGAAGGAATAATAAAGGAAATTAAGCGAGAATTCGGAGATGATTACAAAGTCATTGGGACAGGTGGGCTTATCACCACTATTCATAATTCTCGAAAAGGATTACTGGATACAGTCGATCCATTGCTTACACTAAAAGGTCTAAAAATTATTTTTGAAATGAACCGGTAA
- a CDS encoding transglutaminase family protein produces the protein MNQRYTIIHKTKYSYDYEASESYSQIKISPLDTLCQTVNAHWLELNPDVPTFSHRDYFGNLVHEFSVPFRHNHLEIVSKSDVTLFAPSHAPLKTRMKIREARDWFDRYQLEFYDFINTSSFVPITPDVRNFAKKILDPERNLAEAIMDLNNIFSREFKYKSGSTNINTPIDEVLQKRMGVCQDFAHTMIAALRSAGIAARYVSGYIESYDPNSKIPEMVGAEQSHAWLDVYFPDYSWFGVDPTNNMISSEKHMRVAIGRDFHDVSPVRGTFKGSGRQSLEVDVKMRRAENKETTMQTTLQKPS, from the coding sequence ATGAACCAACGTTATACGATAATTCACAAAACGAAATATTCTTATGATTATGAGGCTTCCGAGTCTTATTCGCAAATTAAAATTTCACCACTAGATACACTTTGCCAAACTGTAAACGCACATTGGTTAGAATTGAATCCAGATGTGCCAACATTTTCACATAGAGATTATTTTGGTAATCTAGTTCATGAGTTTTCAGTTCCATTTAGGCATAACCATTTAGAGATTGTTTCTAAGAGTGACGTAACACTTTTTGCCCCATCACATGCTCCTTTAAAAACGAGAATGAAAATAAGAGAAGCAAGGGATTGGTTCGATCGTTATCAACTCGAATTTTACGATTTTATTAATACATCCTCTTTTGTTCCGATCACTCCAGATGTCAGGAACTTTGCAAAAAAGATTTTAGATCCCGAACGCAATTTGGCAGAAGCTATAATGGATCTGAATAATATATTCAGCAGAGAATTCAAATATAAATCGGGTTCTACTAATATCAATACTCCGATAGATGAAGTACTTCAAAAGAGAATGGGTGTTTGCCAAGACTTTGCACATACAATGATTGCCGCTCTTAGAAGTGCTGGGATTGCTGCGAGATACGTTAGTGGCTATATAGAAAGTTATGATCCGAACTCTAAAATTCCTGAAATGGTTGGGGCAGAACAAAGCCATGCTTGGTTAGATGTTTACTTCCCTGACTATTCATGGTTTGGAGTAGACCCTACGAATAATATGATTTCATCTGAAAAACATATGCGTGTAGCTATAGGACGCGATTTTCACGATGTATCCCCTGTTCGCGGAACTTTTAAAGGGTCAGGTAGACAATCTCTAGAAGTGGATGTAAAAATGCGCCGTGCGGAAAATAAGGAAACGACCATGCAGACTACTTTGCAAAAGCCGTCTTAA
- a CDS encoding circularly permuted type 2 ATP-grasp protein, with translation MNLQTTIEQLNSLYLNHKIKESFNEVKSKDSSKYRPEYSEILPMLESQSPDRLKSINKKIEFILKEQGITFGENRKGSYIERPWYLDLIPHIINESEFEIVEKGVKQRLLALNKFLLDIYSERRILKEKILPKEIILGDPNYLRDCHAVKVPHDIYLHIGAFDIARNYEGNFLIMDDNVTIPSGISYAMTNRQILRQQFPNLFDKSSIKQIWDTTPVMLSILKECSPKQDNNPMVVLLSPGIYNEAYSEHELLASKMGIPLVLPKDLIVKDNHVFMKTVYGLSRVDVIYRRIQDYYIDPVSFYQDSVLGVPGLFSCVRYGNVTVANAIGSGVASSKCLLPYSDAIIKFYLAEEPILKTVPSFLLHDEKYIEHVFRNIDKFVVKPKQGTGGSGILIGCESSKSQIEELKQKVLKKPFEFIAQELTPLSKSKVFTPEEGFKERYIETRFFTFLGNSFYLSNCALTRVSKGESTLMVCNAMGGGSKDTWIMGKSEGIRRHNQILYPNRTSKSLILSRVAESLFWLGRYINRGFTTANVLQVAYSSEIDILLGSDDHSYTSLIKTLSRLTGSPVKKLFKSSEPWHVSFFKHAVADSKNPYSMRSNMNYAMSNAREIQNYLSNDMWVSLKKLLEYLSELPGSEKSSNKNISVDDLSEWLVGVVHYSQSFYGASLDTFSRQDILQFIQLGRYIEHCSYIITVIKTTIQFLVKATQSEKDLPNLQPFIIVILKILNSYEAYQWHYQSIFDPYLAYKMMITDKGFNNSLVNSLDKIKTILNAIGNDSLVSIPEEETPEYICDILISRAFSFDLKDNLSKSQSNQKNIKKQEHFLYSKDEVKPGYWAAHLKAGVELLGNKIMDRYSNISTQTPFTVKQ, from the coding sequence ATGAATTTACAAACTACAATAGAACAATTAAACTCCTTGTATCTTAATCATAAAATCAAGGAATCTTTCAATGAAGTCAAATCTAAAGACTCTTCAAAATACAGGCCGGAATATTCAGAAATACTTCCGATGCTTGAGTCACAAAGTCCCGATAGATTAAAATCAATTAATAAAAAAATTGAATTTATTCTTAAAGAACAAGGCATAACTTTTGGAGAAAATAGAAAAGGCAGTTATATTGAACGTCCTTGGTATTTAGACTTAATCCCTCATATCATAAATGAATCCGAATTTGAAATAGTAGAAAAGGGAGTTAAACAACGATTACTCGCATTAAATAAATTTTTATTGGATATATATTCTGAACGAAGAATATTAAAAGAAAAAATTCTTCCGAAAGAAATAATTCTGGGTGATCCAAACTATCTGAGAGATTGCCATGCAGTAAAAGTACCTCACGATATATATTTGCATATTGGCGCATTTGATATTGCTAGAAATTATGAAGGCAATTTTCTAATAATGGATGATAATGTGACGATTCCCAGCGGGATTAGTTATGCGATGACCAATCGTCAAATTTTACGCCAACAATTTCCTAATTTATTTGATAAATCTTCTATAAAACAAATCTGGGATACAACTCCTGTTATGCTCAGTATTTTAAAAGAATGTTCACCAAAACAAGACAATAACCCAATGGTTGTTTTACTTTCTCCAGGAATTTACAATGAAGCCTATAGCGAACACGAACTATTAGCCAGTAAAATGGGAATACCACTTGTTTTACCAAAAGACTTAATTGTAAAAGACAACCATGTTTTTATGAAAACTGTTTACGGATTATCAAGAGTAGACGTTATATACAGAAGGATTCAAGACTATTATATTGATCCTGTTAGTTTTTATCAAGACAGCGTACTCGGGGTTCCGGGATTATTTTCTTGTGTGCGTTACGGCAACGTCACGGTTGCCAATGCAATTGGAAGTGGTGTTGCTAGTTCCAAATGTTTACTCCCATACAGTGATGCAATTATAAAGTTTTATTTAGCAGAAGAACCTATTTTAAAAACAGTCCCTAGTTTTTTATTACACGATGAAAAATATATTGAACACGTTTTCAGGAACATCGATAAATTTGTAGTCAAACCGAAACAAGGTACAGGTGGTTCTGGAATTTTAATTGGCTGTGAGTCATCCAAATCACAAATCGAAGAACTCAAACAAAAAGTTTTAAAAAAACCGTTTGAGTTTATTGCTCAAGAATTAACTCCTCTTTCTAAATCAAAAGTTTTCACACCAGAAGAAGGATTTAAAGAGAGATATATTGAAACTAGATTTTTTACTTTCCTTGGAAATTCATTTTATCTGAGTAACTGTGCATTAACTCGCGTATCAAAGGGAGAATCAACTCTTATGGTTTGCAATGCAATGGGCGGTGGCAGTAAGGATACATGGATTATGGGGAAAAGTGAAGGTATCCGCAGACATAATCAAATTCTATATCCGAATCGAACTTCTAAGAGTTTAATTTTAAGTCGAGTTGCGGAAAGCCTTTTCTGGTTAGGGCGGTATATCAATCGAGGTTTTACAACTGCCAATGTACTACAAGTTGCCTATTCATCAGAAATAGATATTCTTCTTGGAAGTGACGATCATTCTTATACAAGTCTAATTAAAACTCTCTCTAGATTGACAGGCTCACCCGTAAAAAAACTTTTTAAATCTTCAGAACCTTGGCATGTTAGTTTTTTTAAACATGCAGTTGCAGATAGTAAAAATCCTTATTCAATGCGGTCTAATATGAATTATGCGATGAGCAATGCTCGTGAAATTCAAAATTATTTATCAAATGACATGTGGGTTTCTTTGAAAAAACTATTAGAGTATTTATCTGAATTACCTGGCAGTGAAAAAAGTTCAAACAAAAATATAAGTGTCGATGACCTATCCGAATGGTTAGTTGGAGTAGTACATTATTCTCAATCATTCTATGGTGCATCTTTAGATACTTTTTCAAGACAAGACATTCTACAATTTATCCAACTTGGTAGATACATTGAACATTGTAGTTATATAATTACAGTAATCAAAACTACAATTCAATTCTTAGTAAAGGCAACTCAGAGCGAAAAGGATCTCCCTAATTTACAACCATTCATTATCGTAATTTTAAAAATTCTAAATTCATATGAAGCTTACCAATGGCATTATCAATCTATATTCGATCCATATCTTGCTTACAAAATGATGATTACCGATAAAGGATTTAACAATTCACTAGTTAATTCCCTTGATAAAATTAAAACTATTCTCAACGCAATTGGCAATGACTCCTTGGTTTCAATACCAGAAGAAGAAACACCAGAATATATTTGCGATATACTAATTAGTAGAGCTTTTTCATTTGACCTTAAGGATAATCTAAGTAAGTCGCAAAGTAATCAAAAAAATATAAAAAAACAAGAGCACTTTTTATATTCAAAGGATGAGGTTAAACCCGGTTATTGGGCTGCCCATTTAAAAGCCGGAGTTGAACTTCTGGGTAACAAAATTATGGATAGGTATAGTAATATATCCACCCAAACCCCTTTTACGGTAAAACAATGA
- the thiD gene encoding bifunctional hydroxymethylpyrimidine kinase/phosphomethylpyrimidine kinase, with amino-acid sequence MNDYPIALTIAGSDSGGGAGIQADLKTFLTHSVFGTSVLTCITAQNPSGVRGILEIPPDLVNKQISAVVEYFPVAAIKTGMLFSKEIIDIVSLALKNKNYKLVVDPVMVASSGAKLLQDDAINSLKNNLLPLASLITPNLDEASILLGEKISTENEMETGVKKIFDTFGVPILLKGGHLINSDYAVDYFYDGKAMYPLSSKFVKEFNPHGTGCTYSAAITSNLAKGLGLIESISLAKYYIFEAISQSYTLGRTNTLNHNPITIK; translated from the coding sequence ATGAACGATTATCCAATTGCATTAACTATAGCAGGTTCTGACTCTGGCGGCGGAGCCGGAATCCAAGCAGATTTAAAAACTTTCTTAACTCATTCGGTCTTTGGAACTTCTGTTCTAACTTGTATCACTGCACAAAACCCTTCTGGCGTCCGCGGTATTTTAGAAATACCGCCCGATTTAGTAAACAAACAAATTTCTGCCGTTGTCGAATACTTCCCAGTAGCCGCTATTAAAACAGGAATGCTTTTTTCGAAAGAAATTATAGACATTGTATCTCTAGCTCTTAAAAATAAAAATTATAAACTAGTTGTGGACCCTGTAATGGTTGCTAGTAGCGGTGCAAAACTTTTACAGGACGACGCAATAAACTCTCTAAAAAACAATCTACTTCCCTTAGCATCTTTGATTACCCCAAACTTGGATGAAGCCTCTATTTTGCTTGGTGAAAAAATTTCTACAGAAAATGAAATGGAAACCGGCGTAAAAAAAATATTCGATACATTTGGTGTTCCTATTTTATTGAAAGGTGGACATTTAATAAACTCTGACTATGCAGTAGATTATTTTTATGATGGTAAGGCAATGTATCCACTTAGCTCTAAGTTTGTAAAAGAATTTAACCCTCATGGAACAGGATGCACATATTCGGCAGCGATTACTTCTAATTTGGCGAAAGGTCTCGGTTTAATAGAATCGATAAGTCTTGCTAAATATTATATTTTCGAAGCAATATCGCAATCTTATACTCTCGGAAGAACTAATACACTAAATCATAATCCAATTACTATCAAATGA
- a CDS encoding methylated-DNA--[protein]-cysteine S-methyltransferase — MKKKESSPLKVSFYTKVYDVVKKIPKGKVTTYGEIASIVGSPRAARAVGYALNALNKTDSQLIPWQRVINAKGEISFKGDTIRANLQRKLLEQEGIVFSVVGQINITNFGWLHKK, encoded by the coding sequence ATGAAAAAAAAAGAATCCTCTCCTCTAAAAGTTTCCTTTTATACAAAAGTCTACGACGTAGTAAAAAAAATTCCAAAAGGAAAAGTGACTACTTATGGAGAGATTGCAAGTATTGTGGGCAGCCCGCGGGCAGCTAGAGCAGTAGGATATGCTTTAAATGCTTTAAATAAAACTGATTCTCAATTAATTCCATGGCAGAGGGTAATCAATGCCAAAGGAGAAATTAGTTTTAAAGGAGATACAATAAGGGCCAACTTACAAAGAAAACTGCTTGAACAAGAAGGGATTGTATTTAGTGTTGTAGGACAAATTAACATCACAAATTTCGGCTGGTTGCATAAAAAATGA
- a CDS encoding phosphatase PAP2 family protein — translation MINKLIQIDLAISSFIRDRVKNKTLDKILSRVNRGESLLFVLLVSFFFYPNNNFYELTILFLHVGIVSYITDRLVLILKKTISRKRPLIRVMDNQDKNPDMKHSFPSAHAANSMVSIFILVTVYQYSPLYFILSIFAGIGRLISLHHFLSDIIGGWGIGFLIGLINLGVMFLFQFYLN, via the coding sequence TTGATTAACAAACTCATACAAATAGATTTGGCAATCTCAAGTTTTATTCGAGATAGGGTTAAAAATAAAACTTTAGATAAAATTTTATCTCGAGTAAATAGAGGAGAATCTCTATTATTTGTTCTACTAGTTTCATTTTTCTTTTATCCAAATAATAATTTTTACGAGCTAACAATATTATTCCTACATGTAGGAATCGTAAGTTATATTACTGATAGATTAGTTCTTATTTTAAAAAAAACTATTTCCAGAAAACGTCCGCTCATACGGGTAATGGATAACCAAGATAAAAATCCAGACATGAAACACTCTTTCCCGTCCGCCCACGCTGCAAATTCCATGGTATCCATTTTTATTTTAGTTACGGTATATCAGTATTCTCCTCTCTATTTTATTCTTTCGATATTTGCCGGAATCGGAAGACTAATTTCTCTGCATCATTTCCTGAGTGATATTATTGGTGGTTGGGGAATTGGTTTTTTAATCGGATTAATTAATTTAGGTGTAATGTTTTTGTTCCAATTTTATTTAAATTAG